A region of Sphingobium baderi DNA encodes the following proteins:
- a CDS encoding LLM class flavin-dependent oxidoreductase: protein MAMETGLIFHPYMRPGRTARQTFEWGVQNSIACDKAGFTSMMISEHASQIWENIPNPELIMAAAALQTTQIRFAPMAHILPHQHPTKLAIMVGWLSQILEGRYFLGIGAGAYPQASYMHGIRDAEPQMLNEMVRESFMIMEKIWKREPFFHEGKFWNAGFPEEAPAETEEDEQHMLADFSPWNGAFPEIAVTGFSSNSPSMKLAGERNFKPVSIFSGLDALKRHWEIYSEANIKAGFTPDRQRHAVSQTVFCADTDAEAKRLVMDGPIGYCFNRYLIPIWQRFGMMDGFAKDGGVDPADVDLEFLVNNVFVVGSPDTVVDKLNTLFEACGGWGTLQVESHDYYDDPSPWWNSLELIAKEVAPRVKLPGAREAVSKAAVA from the coding sequence ATGGCGATGGAAACCGGCCTCATCTTCCACCCCTATATGCGACCGGGGCGCACGGCCCGGCAAACATTCGAATGGGGTGTGCAAAATTCAATAGCCTGCGACAAGGCGGGCTTCACCTCGATGATGATCTCCGAACATGCATCGCAGATTTGGGAGAATATCCCCAATCCCGAACTGATCATGGCGGCCGCTGCTCTGCAAACCACTCAGATCCGTTTCGCCCCGATGGCGCATATCCTGCCGCACCAGCATCCCACAAAGCTGGCGATCATGGTCGGCTGGTTGTCGCAAATTCTGGAGGGACGTTATTTCCTGGGGATCGGCGCGGGCGCTTATCCTCAAGCGTCCTACATGCATGGCATCAGAGACGCTGAACCGCAGATGTTAAATGAGATGGTTCGCGAATCCTTCATGATCATGGAAAAGATCTGGAAGCGCGAACCCTTCTTCCATGAAGGCAAGTTCTGGAATGCCGGCTTCCCCGAGGAAGCCCCCGCCGAAACGGAAGAAGATGAGCAGCACATGCTCGCCGATTTCTCGCCTTGGAACGGCGCTTTCCCGGAGATCGCGGTCACCGGCTTCAGTAGCAATTCCCCGTCGATGAAGCTGGCGGGCGAGCGCAATTTCAAGCCGGTATCGATCTTCTCCGGCCTCGATGCGCTCAAACGCCATTGGGAAATCTATTCCGAAGCCAACATCAAGGCAGGCTTTACGCCCGACCGCCAGCGCCATGCCGTGTCGCAAACGGTGTTTTGCGCCGACACCGATGCGGAAGCCAAGCGCTTGGTGATGGATGGCCCGATCGGCTATTGCTTCAATCGCTACCTGATCCCGATCTGGCAGCGGTTCGGCATGATGGATGGCTTCGCCAAGGATGGTGGCGTCGATCCGGCCGATGTGGATCTGGAATTTCTCGTCAACAATGTCTTTGTCGTCGGTTCGCCCGATACCGTCGTCGACAAGCTCAACACCCTGTTTGAAGCATGTGGCGGCTGGGGAACACTACAGGTGGAATCGCATGATTATTATGACGATCCTTCGCCCTGGTGGAACTCGCTGGAACTGATCGCCAAGGAAGTGGCGCCACGGGTCAAGCTGCCTGGCGCGCGGGAAGCCGTAAGCAAGGCTGCCGTCGCCTGA
- a CDS encoding crotonase/enoyl-CoA hydratase family protein, producing MAELLLYEVRDGTAWITLNRPEKRNALSEPLQEQLNALLWEADEDNHVHAVVLKAAGPDFCSGYDLQKYDQPIPGQVDHRRGRAKFDDDSWHQERAQRLRMALFDMHKPVIAQVHGRCLAGGTDLALLCDMVICAEDALFGFPPARSQGSLPSHMWLYLVGPQWAKRLLLTGDSIRGDDAARIGLALKAVPADQLDAEVAALAARLAMIDADLLSANKRIVNIGLEMMGARTLQRMAAEMDARGHLAASRTRFNETVRTEGLKEAVRQRDEPFGDPVVKL from the coding sequence ATGGCGGAATTGCTTCTCTACGAGGTGCGGGATGGCACTGCCTGGATCACGCTCAATCGCCCGGAAAAGCGCAATGCGCTGAGTGAACCCTTGCAGGAGCAACTCAACGCGTTGCTGTGGGAGGCCGATGAAGACAATCATGTCCATGCGGTTGTTCTTAAAGCTGCCGGGCCGGATTTCTGCTCGGGCTATGACCTCCAGAAATATGATCAGCCTATTCCAGGGCAGGTTGATCATCGCAGAGGTCGAGCGAAGTTTGACGACGATAGCTGGCATCAAGAACGAGCGCAGCGGCTCCGCATGGCGTTGTTCGATATGCACAAGCCGGTCATCGCACAGGTCCATGGCCGCTGCCTTGCGGGAGGAACTGATCTGGCGCTGCTATGCGACATGGTGATCTGCGCGGAAGATGCGCTGTTCGGCTTTCCCCCAGCCCGGTCGCAAGGATCGCTGCCCAGCCATATGTGGCTGTATCTGGTCGGCCCGCAATGGGCAAAGCGCCTGCTCCTCACAGGGGATTCGATCCGTGGTGACGATGCGGCGCGGATCGGACTGGCGCTGAAGGCGGTGCCCGCCGATCAACTGGACGCGGAGGTAGCCGCCCTTGCGGCGCGGCTGGCGATGATCGATGCCGATCTGCTCAGTGCCAACAAGCGGATCGTCAATATCGGCCTTGAGATGATGGGCGCCCGCACCTTGCAGCGCATGGCGGCGGAAATGGATGCCCGCGGGCATCTGGCCGCGAGCCGGACCCGCTTCAACGAAACGGTTCGAACCGAAGGACTCAAGGAAGCGGTGCGCCAACGCGACGAACCTTTCGGCGATCCGGTGGTGAAGCTTTGA
- a CDS encoding TetR/AcrR family transcriptional regulator, with translation MDDTLTDEGLFDNLDGKTRLILAGERLFAKGGIQGVSMREIAAQAGQGNHAAVQYHFGSREGLVRAIFDYRMEQMEDTRRAMLWNAEADGRLKDARTILEIILLPQLDLHDDDGNHSYASFLSQYLLQSRSPEFGDFSGSEPPYLTRALQLLRERVDYLPPYVAQRRLISISLMFLNILVRHHGADEMAFGETFEDALEDTMEQIVTVMCMPLRLCQRSSLHAIHKLS, from the coding sequence ATGGACGATACACTGACCGACGAAGGGCTCTTCGATAATCTTGACGGAAAAACGCGCCTCATACTGGCTGGCGAAAGATTGTTCGCGAAGGGCGGTATTCAAGGCGTTTCGATGCGCGAGATTGCAGCGCAGGCAGGACAGGGCAATCATGCGGCGGTGCAATATCATTTCGGGTCGCGCGAAGGGCTTGTCCGCGCCATTTTCGATTATCGCATGGAACAGATGGAGGACACACGCCGCGCGATGTTATGGAATGCGGAAGCGGACGGGCGGCTGAAGGATGCCCGCACTATTCTGGAGATCATCCTGTTGCCGCAGCTCGATCTGCACGACGACGATGGCAATCATTCCTATGCCAGCTTTCTCAGTCAATATCTGTTGCAGAGCAGATCGCCGGAATTTGGCGATTTTAGCGGATCAGAGCCGCCCTATTTGACCAGGGCTTTGCAATTGCTGCGGGAACGGGTCGATTATCTGCCGCCGTATGTAGCGCAACGTCGCCTGATCAGTATCAGTCTCATGTTCCTTAATATTTTGGTGCGGCATCATGGCGCGGATGAGATGGCGTTTGGCGAGACGTTTGAGGATGCGTTGGAAGACACGATGGAGCAGATAGTCACCGTCATGTGCATGCCGTTGCGATTGTGCCAGCGGTCATCATTGCATGCTATTCACAAGCTTTCCTGA
- a CDS encoding class I adenylate-forming enzyme family protein, with protein sequence MEDNIRTVLTKIKEALSLISIRYRRHIAVSESVAARRQAMADRHPAWQEMTLDAYLTRSLDHFADRPLVITDAETLDYATVDAQSRRIAAGLCAMGIQQGERVGLLMANYPITVPLLFAIWRAGAVAVAINTLYGPKELEYVVREAGCNLIVSMAGFGSRRYDLELDAQIPGWRTGRCLALPELRGGLVYDANLPEDFLAALPAGEPPLRMAAAHDPAVIMFTSGTTGAPKGVMQTHDNLLRAAYAGAYHQAFDEGRRAVFSLPLYHGFGLVVGLLSGMIVGGAIIPLLRFNADALLTATERHRATYLMGVPTMTIAMMEQAKIKSYDLSSLTAVHSAAAPTPSWVWRDIQKTFGCEEIFTSYGQTEATATIVCTQPGDPIDVVAETQGCIVQAGVAGIPEQDGRICEFKTIDPVTGADLPSGAAGELCTRGPMNSLGYFRRPDETAKIFLPGGWLRTGDLGQFRPDGNLFLTGRSKELYKSRGELVSPKELEQLVTTHSAIAQAFFIGMPDDRWGECGCAWVVLAEGSDLSAEDMLAWLAPQVAGYKLPRDIWFIAETELPKTGTGKVQKNILKEMALARLAALQGAR encoded by the coding sequence ATGGAGGACAATATTCGAACCGTCTTGACGAAAATCAAGGAAGCGCTCAGTTTAATATCAATTAGGTATAGGAGACACATAGCGGTGAGTGAGTCCGTTGCAGCGCGCCGGCAGGCCATGGCTGATCGACACCCTGCCTGGCAGGAAATGACCCTTGATGCCTATCTGACGCGATCGCTGGATCATTTCGCCGATCGGCCGCTTGTCATCACGGACGCCGAAACGCTCGATTATGCGACCGTCGACGCGCAATCACGGCGCATTGCCGCGGGTCTGTGCGCGATGGGCATACAACAGGGGGAACGCGTCGGCCTGCTCATGGCCAACTATCCGATTACGGTCCCCCTCCTCTTCGCGATCTGGCGAGCGGGCGCTGTCGCTGTCGCGATCAACACGCTCTATGGCCCCAAAGAGCTGGAATATGTTGTGCGTGAGGCGGGATGTAACCTGATTGTCAGCATGGCGGGCTTCGGGTCGCGCAGATACGACCTCGAACTCGACGCCCAGATACCCGGATGGCGAACCGGCCGCTGCCTCGCCTTGCCAGAATTACGCGGCGGGCTTGTATATGACGCGAACCTTCCCGAGGATTTCCTCGCAGCCTTGCCGGCTGGCGAACCGCCCTTGCGGATGGCGGCGGCCCATGATCCCGCGGTTATCATGTTCACGTCCGGTACGACGGGCGCGCCAAAAGGGGTGATGCAAACCCATGACAATCTGCTTCGCGCTGCCTATGCCGGGGCCTATCATCAGGCTTTTGATGAAGGCCGCCGCGCCGTATTCTCGCTTCCGCTCTATCATGGGTTCGGGCTGGTCGTGGGCCTGCTCTCCGGCATGATCGTCGGTGGCGCGATCATTCCATTGCTGCGGTTCAACGCTGACGCTCTGCTGACGGCTACGGAGCGCCATCGCGCCACCTATCTGATGGGTGTCCCGACCATGACCATCGCCATGATGGAGCAGGCGAAGATTAAAAGCTACGACCTCTCGTCCCTGACAGCCGTGCATAGTGCAGCCGCGCCTACGCCCAGTTGGGTATGGCGGGATATTCAGAAGACATTCGGGTGTGAGGAGATCTTCACCAGCTATGGCCAGACCGAGGCGACGGCCACCATCGTCTGCACGCAACCGGGCGACCCGATCGATGTCGTTGCCGAGACGCAGGGCTGCATTGTCCAGGCGGGCGTCGCGGGCATCCCGGAACAGGATGGTCGGATTTGCGAATTCAAGACGATCGACCCGGTCACCGGCGCCGATCTGCCATCTGGCGCCGCTGGCGAGCTTTGCACCCGGGGACCGATGAACAGTCTGGGCTATTTCCGCCGTCCCGACGAAACCGCGAAGATTTTCCTTCCAGGCGGATGGCTAAGGACGGGCGATCTCGGGCAGTTTCGCCCCGATGGCAATCTGTTCCTTACGGGCCGCTCCAAGGAACTCTATAAAAGCCGGGGCGAGTTGGTTTCGCCAAAAGAACTGGAGCAGCTTGTCACCACCCATTCTGCAATCGCACAGGCTTTTTTTATCGGCATGCCCGACGATCGATGGGGGGAATGCGGCTGTGCATGGGTCGTGCTGGCCGAAGGATCGGATCTTTCGGCGGAAGATATGCTGGCATGGCTTGCGCCGCAGGTGGCCGGATACAAGCTGCCCCGCGACATCTGGTTTATAGCCGAAACCGAATTGCCCAAGACCGGCACGGGCAAGGTTCAGAAAAATATTCTGAAGGAAATGGCATTGGCCCGCTTGGCCGCGTTGCAGGGCGCGCGCTGA
- a CDS encoding flavin reductase family protein, which translates to MTVEADPETFRRILGHYPTGVCAITAMQADGTAAAMIVGSFTSVSLAPPLVAFFPDKASSSWPKIEACGGFCVNVLADDQESLCRTLASKDPAKFDSVPHHLSSRGAPVLDGALAWIDCSLHAVHEAGDHYIAIGEVHGLDIHHPGAPLLFHKGSYGKVASML; encoded by the coding sequence ATGACGGTAGAGGCGGACCCTGAGACCTTCCGACGGATACTGGGTCATTATCCAACAGGTGTATGCGCCATAACAGCCATGCAGGCTGACGGAACAGCTGCCGCCATGATCGTCGGTTCCTTCACATCGGTTTCGCTGGCTCCCCCGCTGGTCGCCTTCTTTCCGGACAAGGCGTCATCGAGCTGGCCGAAGATCGAGGCGTGCGGCGGCTTCTGCGTCAATGTGCTGGCGGATGATCAGGAATCGCTGTGCAGGACGCTCGCCTCCAAGGACCCCGCCAAATTCGACAGCGTGCCGCATCATCTTTCCTCCCGCGGCGCGCCTGTTCTGGATGGAGCGCTGGCATGGATCGACTGTTCGTTGCATGCGGTCCATGAAGCGGGGGATCATTATATCGCCATCGGAGAGGTCCATGGCCTCGACATCCATCATCCGGGCGCGCCTCTGCTCTTTCACAAGGGCAGCTATGGGAAGGTCGCCTCTATGCTCTGA
- a CDS encoding SMP-30/gluconolactonase/LRE family protein, whose amino-acid sequence MMAGEGWRCLWNAKAILGESTIWDDRDGCIYWVDIEAPSIHWYHLASGEKGTWKTPVWISAIAPRASGGFVASCADGFAHVDPKRQIYNPFIQPIPDPKIARLNDGVTDRKGRYWSGSCDSSQWDESTTAEDKESTLGNLDVRNTGELYRLDANGTVSTQERNIVTANGPAFSPDGKTAYVNDSMPLVSWAYDLADDGTLSNRRDFLTFKPEDGYPDGMAVDVEGCIWMAFYESWMLRRFAPDGALLEERRLPVRRGLRPAFGGTDYSRLFLITGSQGFTPDVFARQPLAGGLFEILDPPAAGVPNTPFAG is encoded by the coding sequence ATGATGGCAGGTGAAGGCTGGCGTTGCCTTTGGAATGCAAAGGCGATCCTGGGGGAAAGCACCATCTGGGACGACCGCGATGGCTGCATCTATTGGGTGGATATCGAGGCGCCCAGCATCCATTGGTATCATCTGGCCAGCGGGGAAAAAGGAACTTGGAAAACGCCGGTCTGGATTAGCGCCATTGCACCGCGCGCCAGCGGAGGTTTCGTGGCCTCCTGCGCCGATGGTTTCGCCCATGTCGATCCCAAACGGCAAATCTATAATCCGTTCATTCAGCCGATCCCCGACCCGAAGATCGCGCGATTGAACGATGGCGTGACGGACCGGAAAGGGCGCTATTGGTCGGGATCATGCGATTCCAGTCAGTGGGATGAGAGCACAACGGCGGAAGACAAGGAAAGCACACTCGGCAATCTCGATGTCCGCAATACGGGCGAGCTTTACCGTCTGGACGCGAACGGGACCGTCAGCACCCAGGAACGCAATATCGTCACCGCTAACGGTCCCGCTTTCAGCCCTGACGGCAAGACGGCTTATGTGAATGATTCCATGCCGCTGGTCAGTTGGGCCTATGATCTCGCGGACGACGGCACCCTCTCCAATCGGCGCGATTTTCTGACCTTCAAACCGGAAGACGGTTACCCCGACGGCATGGCCGTCGATGTGGAAGGATGCATATGGATGGCTTTCTATGAAAGCTGGATGCTGCGGCGGTTTGCGCCGGATGGCGCGCTGCTGGAGGAGCGCCGCTTGCCAGTGCGGCGCGGCCTGCGCCCGGCTTTTGGCGGAACGGACTATTCCCGTCTATTCCTCATCACTGGCTCACAAGGCTTCACACCCGACGTGTTCGCGCGGCAACCTCTTGCCGGCGGTTTGTTCGAAATTCTCGATCCGCCTGCTGCCGGCGTGCCTAATACGCCTTTCGCCGGATAG
- a CDS encoding cytochrome P450, with protein MNTDSLSPPSAKHRVPVPDHVPAALVREVDAYALDGIEEGFHEAWKRVQQPDTPPLIWTPFTGGHWIATRGALIDEIYRSPDRFSSRVIWVPREAGEAYEMVPTKMDPPEHTPYRKAIDKGLNLAQIRKVESDIRAVAVELIEGFAEKGHCDFAKDFAGVFPVKVFLALAGLPMEDAPKLNLLANEMTRPSGNTPEEQGKSLEAANKGFFAYVAPIIEARRGSAGADLITQMVNSEINGQPMAQDKALGLVSLLLLGGLDTVVNFLSFMMIYLARHPETVEELRSDPMKLQRGVEEMFRRFGVVSDARYVARDMEFQGTKLKAGDLVLLPTVLHGLDDTQHEDAMTVDLSRRNVAHSTFAQGPHRCAGMHLARMEVLVTLQEWLARIPRFTLAEGASPIYHAGIVAAVENVPLVWEV; from the coding sequence ATGAATACGGATAGCTTGTCTCCGCCATCTGCCAAACATCGCGTCCCTGTTCCGGATCATGTTCCGGCGGCTTTGGTGCGCGAGGTGGATGCTTATGCGCTGGATGGCATCGAGGAAGGCTTCCACGAAGCCTGGAAGCGCGTGCAGCAACCCGACACGCCGCCGCTGATCTGGACGCCGTTCACCGGCGGGCATTGGATCGCCACGCGCGGCGCTCTGATCGATGAAATCTATCGCAGCCCGGATCGCTTCTCCAGCCGGGTCATCTGGGTGCCCCGCGAAGCTGGTGAAGCTTATGAGATGGTCCCGACCAAGATGGACCCGCCCGAACATACGCCCTATCGCAAGGCCATCGACAAGGGGCTGAACCTGGCCCAGATTCGCAAGGTGGAAAGCGATATCCGTGCCGTGGCGGTCGAACTGATCGAAGGTTTCGCCGAGAAGGGACATTGCGATTTCGCCAAGGATTTTGCGGGCGTCTTCCCCGTGAAAGTGTTCCTGGCGCTTGCCGGTCTTCCCATGGAAGATGCCCCCAAACTCAACCTGCTTGCGAACGAGATGACCCGGCCGTCTGGCAACACGCCTGAAGAACAGGGCAAATCGCTGGAAGCCGCCAACAAAGGCTTTTTCGCCTATGTCGCTCCAATTATCGAGGCGCGGCGCGGTAGCGCCGGAGCCGATCTCATCACCCAGATGGTGAACAGTGAGATCAACGGTCAGCCCATGGCGCAGGACAAGGCGCTGGGCCTCGTCTCCCTGTTGCTGCTGGGCGGGCTGGACACTGTCGTCAATTTCCTCAGCTTCATGATGATCTATCTCGCGCGGCATCCCGAGACGGTCGAGGAATTGCGTTCCGACCCTATGAAGCTCCAGCGCGGCGTCGAGGAGATGTTCCGCCGCTTCGGTGTTGTATCGGACGCCCGCTATGTCGCCAGAGACATGGAATTTCAGGGCACCAAGCTCAAGGCCGGGGATCTGGTCCTGCTACCGACGGTTCTCCATGGTCTGGACGATACGCAGCATGAAGACGCCATGACGGTCGATCTGTCGCGTCGCAATGTCGCTCATTCGACTTTCGCGCAGGGGCCGCATCGCTGCGCTGGAATGCATCTGGCCCGGATGGAGGTGCTCGTCACCTTGCAGGAATGGCTGGCCCGCATCCCGCGCTTCACCCTGGCAGAGGGCGCTTCGCCCATCTACCATGCCGGCATTGTTGCGGCCGTGGAAAATGTCCCCTTGGTCTGGGAGGTCTGA
- a CDS encoding TetR/AcrR family transcriptional regulator, which translates to MVQVESGRTRILDSAAAILRHKGLAGAKLSDIARGAGMLAPSIYHHFPSKDHLVEEVMMEGIYHNNRHIMARVEGLGSGASPLVRLRAAIVAHVDFLLAGDDYSSAVARVFDDLPDEMRKRVLAAYSSFDNYWRDLIVAAQKDGSASKALDATVVRKFLIAMLDSCSSWYRPGKLGPAQISEQAADLLLYGFATERP; encoded by the coding sequence ATGGTACAAGTAGAAAGTGGCCGAACCCGCATTTTGGATTCGGCAGCCGCGATACTCCGGCACAAGGGGCTGGCTGGCGCCAAGTTAAGTGATATTGCCAGGGGAGCGGGGATGCTTGCCCCGAGCATCTATCATCATTTTCCATCCAAGGATCATCTGGTTGAGGAAGTGATGATGGAGGGCATCTATCACAACAACCGGCACATCATGGCGCGGGTCGAAGGGCTGGGGTCTGGGGCTTCCCCCTTGGTGCGTCTACGCGCGGCGATCGTCGCCCATGTCGACTTCCTGCTGGCTGGCGACGATTATTCATCGGCGGTTGCACGTGTATTCGATGATCTGCCTGATGAAATGCGTAAGCGCGTGCTGGCAGCCTACTCCAGCTTTGACAATTATTGGCGCGATCTCATCGTGGCAGCTCAGAAGGATGGCAGCGCCAGCAAAGCCCTGGATGCCACGGTCGTCCGCAAATTTCTGATCGCGATGCTCGATTCCTGCTCATCCTGGTATCGTCCCGGCAAGTTGGGACCGGCCCAGATATCGGAGCAGGCGGCAGACTTGCTGTTATATGGTTTCGCGACGGAGCGTCCCTGA
- a CDS encoding LLM class flavin-dependent oxidoreductase: protein MEVGLGLTFQNLKDSVSDIEVFRHELSLAARAEGQGFDSVWTPEHHFTGYMMTPNVPQFLSWVAGQTKSIKLGTTVTVLPWQNPVRIAESFLLLDQLSEGRAILGIGRGLGKEEFDGFGVPMGEARKRFREYAEALLDALETGVMEYDGDYLKQPRVELRPRPYASYRGRVFASAVSPESVKLMANLDVGLMIIAQKPWDRVEEDIASYRERFFAMQGRPAPKPVVVAFVAVNEDAAKAQEMRDKYLLEYARSTSSFYQFGNKEFASIEGYEYYGALANSVEKHGIEKFNNFLADLQIWGRPEEVVEKLKSMVERFGVGSFIIYTQFGDMPFEVGRENYELFARKVLPHLKDIDVSTPPTAPSGLQPVA, encoded by the coding sequence ATGGAAGTGGGCTTGGGGCTGACGTTCCAGAATTTGAAGGACAGCGTCAGCGATATCGAAGTGTTTCGCCACGAGCTGTCGCTCGCGGCCCGCGCGGAGGGCCAGGGGTTCGATTCCGTCTGGACGCCCGAGCATCACTTCACCGGCTATATGATGACGCCCAATGTTCCCCAGTTCCTGTCATGGGTTGCCGGACAGACGAAAAGCATCAAGCTGGGCACGACGGTAACGGTGCTGCCCTGGCAAAATCCCGTCCGGATCGCTGAAAGCTTCCTGCTGCTCGATCAGCTTTCGGAAGGCCGTGCGATTCTGGGCATTGGTCGGGGTCTGGGAAAGGAAGAGTTCGACGGTTTCGGTGTGCCCATGGGCGAGGCCCGAAAGCGCTTTCGCGAATATGCGGAAGCGTTGCTGGATGCCCTTGAAACCGGCGTCATGGAATATGACGGCGATTATCTGAAGCAGCCGCGTGTGGAACTGCGCCCTCGCCCCTATGCTAGCTACCGTGGACGCGTGTTCGCCTCTGCCGTATCCCCGGAATCGGTGAAGCTGATGGCCAATCTTGACGTCGGCTTGATGATCATCGCGCAAAAGCCCTGGGACAGGGTCGAGGAAGATATTGCGAGTTATCGCGAACGCTTCTTCGCGATGCAGGGCCGTCCAGCGCCCAAGCCGGTCGTCGTCGCATTCGTGGCGGTCAACGAAGATGCGGCCAAGGCACAGGAGATGCGCGACAAATATCTTCTCGAATATGCGCGATCGACCTCATCCTTCTATCAGTTCGGGAACAAGGAATTCGCATCGATCGAAGGCTATGAATATTATGGCGCGCTTGCGAACAGCGTCGAGAAGCACGGTATCGAAAAATTCAATAACTTCCTGGCCGATCTCCAAATCTGGGGCCGCCCGGAAGAAGTTGTGGAAAAGCTTAAGTCCATGGTCGAACGTTTCGGCGTCGGCAGTTTCATCATCTACACCCAGTTTGGCGACATGCCGTTCGAAGTCGGGCGGGAGAATTACGAGCTGTTCGCCCGCAAGGTTTTGCCGCATCTCAAGGATATCGATGTTTCGACCCCGCCGACGGCCCCTTCGGGATTGCAGCCGGTCGCCTGA
- the ribB gene encoding 3,4-dihydroxy-2-butanone-4-phosphate synthase → MGSEGISSIEDIIQDAIDGIPYILVDADDRENEGDVIIPAQFATPRQINFMAKHARGLICLAMTQARAEQLKLPPMTVNNQSGHGTAFTVSIEAREGVTTGISAQDRAHTIAVAVDPTKTATDIVSPGHVFPLTARDGGVLVRAGHTEAAVDISRLAGLTPAGVICEVMNDDGTMARLPELLVFAKEHGLKVGTIADLIAYRRRSEKLIERVASAPFHSFYGGDLTIHVYRNLVDGGEHVALVKGEVRPDRETLVRVHQVDLTADMLGWSQAHPEYVPQALQAIAAHDGQAVAVFVRDPSPDSISKRILGGRKTYHDTNATRDYGIGAQILLDLGVRKMTLLTSSKAKLAALEGFGLAVVNRMPLRDTQAAAGTPSAA, encoded by the coding sequence ATGGGCAGCGAAGGCATCTCCTCCATAGAGGACATCATCCAGGACGCGATCGACGGCATCCCCTATATATTGGTTGATGCGGATGACCGTGAAAATGAAGGCGATGTCATCATTCCGGCGCAGTTCGCCACACCGCGTCAGATAAACTTCATGGCCAAACATGCGCGCGGGCTGATTTGCCTCGCGATGACGCAGGCGCGGGCGGAACAGTTGAAGCTCCCGCCGATGACGGTCAACAACCAATCCGGCCATGGCACCGCCTTCACGGTTTCGATCGAAGCGCGCGAAGGGGTCACGACCGGCATTTCCGCGCAGGATCGCGCCCACACGATCGCGGTCGCCGTAGACCCGACAAAAACCGCCACGGACATCGTGTCGCCGGGTCATGTGTTCCCCTTGACGGCGCGGGATGGCGGCGTGCTGGTGCGCGCGGGCCATACGGAAGCGGCGGTGGACATTTCCCGGCTCGCTGGCCTGACGCCCGCCGGGGTCATCTGCGAAGTGATGAATGATGACGGGACGATGGCCAGGCTGCCCGAACTGCTCGTTTTTGCGAAGGAGCATGGATTGAAGGTGGGGACGATAGCCGACCTCATCGCCTATCGCCGCCGGTCGGAGAAGCTGATCGAGAGGGTCGCGAGCGCGCCCTTCCACAGCTTCTATGGCGGCGACCTCACCATTCATGTCTACCGTAATCTGGTGGACGGCGGCGAGCATGTCGCACTGGTCAAGGGCGAGGTGCGCCCGGATCGCGAAACACTGGTCCGCGTGCATCAGGTTGATCTGACCGCCGACATGCTGGGCTGGTCGCAGGCCCATCCCGAATATGTTCCCCAGGCGCTTCAGGCGATCGCCGCACATGACGGTCAGGCCGTCGCCGTGTTCGTGCGAGATCCAAGCCCGGATTCCATTTCAAAGCGGATACTGGGCGGCCGTAAAACCTATCACGACACCAACGCGACGCGGGACTACGGCATCGGAGCGCAAATCCTGCTCGATCTCGGCGTCCGCAAGATGACCTTGCTGACGTCCAGCAAGGCGAAACTGGCCGCGCTGGAAGGTTTCGGCCTGGCAGTTGTCAATCGCATGCCTCTGCGGGATACGCAGGCTGCGGCGGGAACACCTTCGGCTGCATGA